The Pontibacter korlensis sequence TGGTTTTTAGAAATTTATCTGCGGAGCTGTTATCTTTTATACCTGTTTCTTTTTTACTACATTCCTCATTGCTGCCTTTGGGGAAATGTGGTGTAGGTCACATTCCAAATTTGAATTCACGCCTACTAACCTTCCAGACATACTCTCTCTGAAATTCTAGTAATTGGAACTCTCCAGAATAAATTGAATCAATAACATCTATTAAATTTACATTTCTAGATTCTGTTGTTTTCATTATATGATATTTTATTTATTGAATAAGACAAGCAAATAAATAAAGTAACCAAATTTAACGTTAATGAATTATAACTTAATCTGCGTATATAGATTAATTTAGTCTTTTAAACAGTAATAACTACACCTTTCTTTGCCCTTCAACCCATTTACCATAGACTTACCCGTTCGGGAAATTATACCTGCTGTTAGGGAGCACCTGGCGGCGCAGAACACGCTGATCGTAAACGCCCCTCCCGGAGCCGGTAAAAGCACTTTGCTGCCGCTGGCTTTGCTGGGCGAGGCCTGGCTGCAGGATCAGAAGCTCATCATGCTGGAGCCCCGGCGCCTGGCGGCCAAAACTATTGCCGAGCGCCTGGCGCAGCTGCTGGGTGAGGAGGTAGGCCAAACCGTCGGTTACCGTATTCGTTTCGAGAATCGCACCTCCGCTGCTACCCGCATCGAGGTCGTAACCGAAGGCATCCTTACCCGCATGATCCACAGCGACCGCTCGCTGACAGGTATAGGCATCGTGATCTTCGACGAGTTTCATGAGCGCAGCATCCATGCCGATGTAGCCATGGCCCTGAGCCGGGAGGCGCAGCAAGCACTTCGCCCGGACCTGCGCATTATGGTCATGTCGGCCACCCTGGATATGCCCCAGCTCACGAGCCTGCTCAAGGCCCCTGTGGCGCAAAGCATGGGGCGGCAATACCCCGTCGAGACCTTTTACACCGGCGATGCCGACGACCGCATGCTGCCCGAAATGACGGCCAAAGTAGTGGTGCAGGCAGCAAAGGAGCGGGAAGGGGATATCCTCGTGTTCCTGCCCGGCGAAAACGACATCCGGAAAGTAGAAGAACTGCTTCGCAGGCAGCTGCGCGATTTTAAGATTCACCCGCTGTTCGGTATGCTGCCCTTCGGCAAGCAGTACGCCGCCATTATGCCTAACCGTGAAGGCAGGCGCAAAGTGGTGCTGGCAACAAGTATAGCCGAGACCAGCTTGACCATAGAAGGCATTTCGGTGGTGGTGGATACGGGCTTCGGCAAAACTTCCCGCTTCGATCCGAAATCGGGTTTGTCGCGCCTCGAAACGGTGCGTATTTCCAAAGACGCCGCCGACCAGCGTGCCGGTCGCGCCGGTCGGCTGGGTCCCGGCACTGCCTACCGCATGTGGAGCAAAACCACCCAGGAGCGCATGACACCGCACCGCACCCCCGAGATCATGGAAGCTGACCTGTCCTCGCTGGTGCTCGACATGGCGCAGTGGGGTATTACGGATATCCGCGGCCTGACCTGGCTGAACCCGCCACCGCGTGCTGCCCTGCAGTCGGCCACCGACATGCTGCACCAGTTGCAGGCGCTGGAGCATGGTCGCATTACGGAGCACGGCAAAAAAATGCACGCGCTTCCGTGCCACCCGCGCATAGCGCACATGCTGCTCAAAGCCGAAGAAACCGACCAGGTGGCCTTAGCAAGTGATATTGCCGCCATCCTGGAAGAGCGCGACCCGCTGGACCGCAACGCCGGCATCGACATTAATTTAAGAATAGAAGCCCTCCGCAGGTATAGAAAAGAGCAGGGGCAGGGCAAGCGTTTCGGCAAGATCGAGAAGGTAGCTCGCTCGTACCGCCAGCTGTTTAATGTGGAAACCGAGAACGGTGAGTTCGACGATTACGAAACCGGTGTGCTGCTCACGCATTGCTACCCGGAGCGCATCGCCTACGCCCGCCCCGGCATTAACGCGCAGTTCCAACTGGCCAGCGGCCAGTATACGGCTGCCGGTCACCGCGACGACCTGGCGCACGAGCCCTGGCTGGCCATCGCGCACCTGCACGCCGGCACCGGCGACAACCCGGGCCGCATTTTCCTGGCCTCGCCGCTCAACCCGCGTGACCTGGCTCCGCTTGTAAAACAGCAGGAAAGCTACCACTGGGACCTGAACGACGGCGAGTTAACGGCTTCTATGGATACCCGCATCGGCAGCATCGTGCTGCAAAGCAAACCGCTGCCACCACCCGACGAGAAGCACCGCTTACCTGCCATCTCCGAAGCCATCAAACTGGAAGGCGAGCACCTGCTGGACTTTAATGAGGAGCTAACCCAGTGGCAAAACCGTGTGCTGAGCCTGCGCAAATGGCGACCAGCAGAAGGCTGGCCCGACGTAAGCACCGCTACCCTGCTCCTGACCAACTGGGACTGGCTGCGCCCACACCTCTTCGACATAGAACACCCCGACGAGC is a genomic window containing:
- the hrpB gene encoding ATP-dependent helicase HrpB, which produces MPFNPFTIDLPVREIIPAVREHLAAQNTLIVNAPPGAGKSTLLPLALLGEAWLQDQKLIMLEPRRLAAKTIAERLAQLLGEEVGQTVGYRIRFENRTSAATRIEVVTEGILTRMIHSDRSLTGIGIVIFDEFHERSIHADVAMALSREAQQALRPDLRIMVMSATLDMPQLTSLLKAPVAQSMGRQYPVETFYTGDADDRMLPEMTAKVVVQAAKEREGDILVFLPGENDIRKVEELLRRQLRDFKIHPLFGMLPFGKQYAAIMPNREGRRKVVLATSIAETSLTIEGISVVVDTGFGKTSRFDPKSGLSRLETVRISKDAADQRAGRAGRLGPGTAYRMWSKTTQERMTPHRTPEIMEADLSSLVLDMAQWGITDIRGLTWLNPPPRAALQSATDMLHQLQALEHGRITEHGKKMHALPCHPRIAHMLLKAEETDQVALASDIAAILEERDPLDRNAGIDINLRIEALRRYRKEQGQGKRFGKIEKVARSYRQLFNVETENGEFDDYETGVLLTHCYPERIAYARPGINAQFQLASGQYTAAGHRDDLAHEPWLAIAHLHAGTGDNPGRIFLASPLNPRDLAPLVKQQESYHWDLNDGELTASMDTRIGSIVLQSKPLPPPDEKHRLPAISEAIKLEGEHLLDFNEELTQWQNRVLSLRKWRPAEGWPDVSTATLLLTNWDWLRPHLFDIEHPDELMELELLPILEKFLNDEQRARLEVLAPASINLPDGSSIELEYKAQGEQPKLEIRLQDILAWEESPTVDDGELKVELHLLTPELKPITTVADLATFWKGNYRVIKRQLEAVFPEVKWGR